A region of Moorena producens PAL-8-15-08-1 DNA encodes the following proteins:
- a CDS encoding amidohydrolase family protein — protein sequence MINLWTITAIDQHAHNLLTPEAAANYPYPAFFSEAYDPDIINHHARNSLFYKRSLRDISQLLECEPQEEAILEHRQKLGLKKLTQQCFQSSQLEAIFLDDGFLPNEILPREWHEQFLPVKQILRLEYLAENLIREIDDFATFLDHFRDNIDPPPPQVVGFKSVAAYRTGLDIQLIPQEVAKECFDCFKQEVLRGKPLRLVDKPLIDFLITQALEIAAKHRLPVQFHTGFGDPDLDLPLANPVYMRSLFENQRFRNAPIVLLHGSYPYTQEAGYLAAVYPQVYLDFGLAVPFLSVPGMRSVVQQLLEFVPTSKLMYSSDAHNIPELYYLGAKWGRIVLAQVLEGAIQDGDLTAKEAESVAMGILCDNARVLYGANGS from the coding sequence ATGATTAACCTGTGGACTATCACCGCTATTGACCAACACGCTCACAACCTGCTAACTCCTGAAGCTGCTGCTAATTATCCCTATCCTGCCTTCTTCAGTGAAGCCTATGATCCTGATATCATTAATCATCATGCCCGTAACAGCCTTTTCTACAAACGAAGCCTCCGGGATATTTCCCAACTCTTAGAGTGTGAACCACAGGAAGAGGCAATTCTTGAACATCGCCAGAAATTGGGCTTAAAAAAACTCACCCAGCAGTGTTTTCAATCATCTCAACTAGAAGCAATTTTCTTAGATGATGGTTTTTTGCCAAATGAGATTCTTCCTAGAGAATGGCATGAACAATTTCTGCCAGTAAAGCAGATCCTTCGTTTGGAATATCTAGCAGAAAATCTCATCCGTGAGATAGATGACTTTGCTACCTTCCTAGACCATTTCCGCGACAACATTGATCCACCTCCACCACAAGTGGTAGGCTTCAAGAGTGTTGCTGCCTATCGTACAGGTTTGGATATCCAACTGATACCACAGGAGGTAGCTAAGGAATGTTTTGATTGCTTCAAGCAAGAAGTCTTGAGGGGAAAACCCTTGCGGCTCGTAGATAAGCCTTTAATTGATTTTTTGATTACCCAAGCCTTAGAAATTGCGGCGAAACATCGACTACCTGTGCAGTTTCATACAGGGTTTGGTGACCCAGATTTAGACTTGCCGCTGGCTAATCCAGTTTATATGCGATCGCTTTTCGAAAACCAACGCTTCCGTAACGCTCCCATTGTCCTGCTCCATGGCTCTTATCCCTATACCCAAGAAGCCGGTTATTTAGCAGCCGTCTATCCTCAGGTGTATTTAGATTTCGGCTTAGCGGTGCCTTTTTTAAGTGTACCTGGGATGCGTAGCGTGGTGCAGCAGTTATTGGAATTTGTGCCAACCAGTAAACTGATGTATTCTTCTGATGCTCACAATATCCCGGAATTATATTACTTGGGAGCCAAGTGGGGACGGATAGTATTGGCACAGGTTTTGGAAGGAGCGATTCAGGATGGCGATTTGACTGCTAAGGAGGCGGAGTCGGTTGCTATGGGGATTTTGTGTGATAATGCTCGTGTGCTTTATGGGGCTAATGGTTCTTGA
- a CDS encoding anhydro-N-acetylmuramic acid kinase, translating into MTRVIGLMSGTSVDGIDAALVEISGSDLDLKIELLAGATYGYPTELREKILAVCAGSPLSIAELAALDDAIAFQFAQAALAIGSGHPPAELIGSHGQTVYHRPLGVNGVREQPATETNLEPANLKPANLKPANLEPANLKPANLKPANLQPVTTLGYSLQLGRGEVIAEITGIKTISNFRVADIAAGGEGAPLVPKVDAYFLRSSTHNRCIQNIGGISNVTYLPVSEGNWLEQVYGWDTGPGNALLDLAVEYFTNGSKTYDYNGEWAASGTPCEALVEQWLAQEFFKIPPPKSTGRELFSLDYLNQCLVESEAYNLAPADFLATLTELTVASIVESYRNFLPHMPDEVLLCGGGASNLYLKQRLQIKLDSVPVLTTDQVGLSRDFKEAIAFAVLAHWRNLGIPGNLPQVTGASEAVCLGNLYSPRSQHQSS; encoded by the coding sequence ATGACCCGTGTAATTGGCTTAATGAGCGGTACATCTGTAGATGGCATCGATGCTGCACTAGTAGAGATTTCTGGCTCAGACTTAGATTTAAAGATTGAGCTACTGGCTGGTGCTACCTATGGCTACCCCACTGAACTCAGGGAAAAAATTCTAGCTGTCTGTGCTGGAAGTCCCCTATCCATAGCAGAATTGGCAGCATTGGATGATGCGATCGCATTTCAATTTGCCCAAGCAGCATTGGCAATTGGGAGTGGTCATCCCCCCGCTGAGTTAATTGGCTCCCATGGTCAAACAGTATACCATCGACCATTAGGGGTTAATGGTGTTCGCGAACAACCTGCAACGGAAACTAACCTTGAACCTGCTAACCTTAAACCTGCTAACCTTAAACCTGCTAACCTTGAACCTGCTAACCTTAAACCTGCTAACCTTAAACCTGCTAACCTTCAACCTGTAACGACTCTGGGATATAGCCTTCAACTGGGACGGGGAGAGGTGATTGCTGAGATTACCGGTATCAAGACCATCAGCAATTTCCGTGTGGCTGACATTGCTGCTGGGGGAGAAGGTGCGCCTCTGGTTCCTAAAGTAGATGCCTATTTTCTCCGGTCATCCACCCATAACCGATGTATCCAAAATATTGGTGGTATTAGTAATGTTACTTACTTGCCAGTTAGTGAAGGGAACTGGTTGGAACAGGTATATGGCTGGGATACTGGTCCGGGGAATGCCCTGTTAGATCTGGCTGTCGAGTATTTTACCAACGGTAGCAAAACCTATGATTACAATGGAGAGTGGGCAGCGAGTGGCACTCCCTGTGAGGCTCTGGTCGAACAGTGGCTTGCTCAAGAGTTCTTCAAGATACCGCCACCAAAATCTACCGGACGAGAGTTGTTTAGTCTAGATTACCTCAACCAGTGTTTGGTAGAAAGCGAAGCCTATAACCTTGCTCCTGCTGATTTCCTGGCAACACTCACAGAACTCACTGTTGCCTCTATTGTTGAGAGCTATCGCAACTTCTTGCCTCACATGCCAGATGAAGTACTCTTGTGTGGTGGAGGGGCAAGCAATTTATACTTGAAGCAACGGCTGCAAATTAAACTAGATTCGGTGCCAGTATTAACCACTGACCAGGTTGGGTTAAGTCGGGATTTTAAAGAAGCGATCGCATTTGCTGTTTTGGCTCATTGGCGTAACCTCGGTATTCCGGGCAATCTCCCTCAAGTAACCGGAGCTTCAGAGGCTGTATGTCTAGGAAACCTGTATTCTCCGAGATCGCAACACCAGTCATCCTAA
- the tnpA gene encoding IS200/IS605 family transposase, with protein MCKYNVVWCPKYRRPVLVEEVEARLKELLHQIAKEIQVEIIELEVMPDHVHLLCECDPQFGIHRVVKRFKGATSRYLREQFPHLKSRLPTLWTNSYFLSTVGGAPLETIKRYVKNQKEI; from the coding sequence TTGTGTAAATACAACGTCGTGTGGTGCCCAAAGTACCGCAGACCAGTCTTAGTAGAAGAGGTAGAAGCAAGATTAAAAGAACTCCTCCATCAAATAGCAAAAGAGATCCAAGTTGAAATTATTGAATTAGAGGTGATGCCTGACCATGTTCACTTGCTCTGTGAATGCGACCCACAATTTGGCATTCACAGAGTTGTTAAACGATTTAAAGGAGCAACTAGTAGATATCTCAGAGAACAATTTCCCCATCTAAAGAGCCGACTACCTACTTTATGGACTAATTCTTATTTCCTGTCCACAGTGGGAGGCGCTCCCCTAGAAACAATTAAAAGGTACGTCAAAAATCAAAAAGAGATTTAG
- a CDS encoding glutamine synthetase family protein, which yields MNNKILKTIDQLGIRFVRILWCDNANIIRGKAVHRKTLPDYLKHGVGISAAQQALPVMYDVPVPGSGLGPIGEIRLVPDWETLTSLPYAPGHARVFGDMVNNGSPWPYCPRNFLKRMVAEAESEGLQVVAAFENEFYLLQPTPEGILPVDNTVFASTLAMDQHQQVIDQIAEALVEQGMPVEQYYPECGPGQQEISILYTQALPAADQQIAFRETVKAIAFQHHLVASFLPKILADQAGNGCHLHLSLWRDGKNLLLNPEGDGGLSQVACQFIAGILQHLPALMALTTPSTNSYRRIRPHCWSGAFRCWGIDNREAAVRVPSNPDGGSPSNFELKTVDASSNPYLALGAVIAAGLDGIRNSLELGEAVAVDPGHLTELERSERGIELLPTTLGEAIGNLSADQLLLDALGVELAQAYLAVRKAEWEAMKDFELEEEVELLLERY from the coding sequence ATGAATAATAAAATCCTGAAAACTATAGATCAACTAGGTATTCGATTTGTGCGTATCCTTTGGTGCGACAATGCTAACATAATCCGTGGTAAAGCAGTCCACCGGAAAACCTTACCAGACTACCTCAAACACGGTGTGGGCATTTCAGCAGCCCAGCAAGCTCTACCGGTGATGTATGATGTCCCAGTCCCAGGCAGTGGCTTGGGACCCATCGGTGAAATCCGCTTAGTACCGGATTGGGAAACCTTAACCTCCTTACCCTATGCTCCTGGTCATGCCCGTGTGTTTGGGGATATGGTCAACAATGGTAGCCCATGGCCGTATTGTCCCCGAAACTTCCTCAAAAGGATGGTAGCAGAAGCGGAAAGTGAGGGCTTACAAGTGGTTGCTGCATTTGAAAATGAGTTTTACCTGCTGCAGCCAACCCCTGAGGGGATTCTACCGGTAGACAATACCGTATTTGCCTCGACGCTGGCAATGGATCAACATCAGCAGGTGATTGACCAAATTGCTGAAGCCTTGGTGGAGCAAGGGATGCCCGTAGAGCAGTATTACCCAGAATGTGGTCCTGGTCAACAGGAAATTTCTATATTATATACCCAAGCCCTACCAGCGGCAGATCAACAAATAGCCTTCCGGGAGACAGTAAAAGCGATCGCATTTCAACATCACCTGGTTGCCTCATTTCTGCCCAAAATCCTAGCTGACCAAGCTGGTAATGGTTGTCACCTCCACCTCAGCCTATGGCGGGATGGGAAAAACTTGTTACTCAATCCAGAAGGGGATGGGGGACTTTCCCAAGTCGCCTGTCAGTTTATTGCTGGAATTTTACAGCATTTACCTGCTTTAATGGCACTAACCACACCCAGTACTAATTCTTATCGACGGATTCGCCCTCATTGTTGGAGTGGCGCGTTCCGTTGTTGGGGAATCGATAACCGAGAGGCTGCGGTTAGGGTACCGAGTAACCCAGACGGTGGAAGTCCAAGCAATTTTGAACTGAAAACTGTTGATGCTTCTTCTAATCCTTATCTAGCCTTGGGAGCAGTAATTGCGGCTGGCTTGGATGGAATTCGTAACAGTTTGGAATTGGGAGAAGCCGTGGCGGTAGATCCAGGACATTTGACAGAATTAGAACGTAGTGAGAGGGGTATTGAGTTATTGCCAACTACTTTAGGGGAAGCGATTGGTAACTTAAGTGCTGATCAATTACTGTTGGATGCCTTAGGAGTAGAATTGGCTCAAGCCTATCTAGCGGTAAGGAAAGCCGAGTGGGAGGCAATGAAAGATTTTGAGTTGGAGGAAGAAGTCGAGCTTTTATTAGAGCGATATTGA
- a CDS encoding tetratricopeptide repeat protein: MGSVKEKVAAQGRMINQLWQQASQLRGIGKYSEEITIRSQIVKLQPDSFLAWYWRGDTFSSLGQYEAAIASYDQGIKIKPNYLLAWFEKGKANHKLKRYDAVITAWKQALLIQATSEFEQQLVQTIIPKKIASVLLYDLKRYSEAIAFYNQVLEVDAKAASIWIDRGTAFYQLGRYEKAITDCDKAIQLDARNSLAWKQRGFALYRIGRYKHAIASFKKAAKYEPDDVEVAGLLTVLETSGESQGQLQTSQQRLVAVRTEISTAEEKLLLLRSKTQTATAQLESSQVQVHQSQQQLVALRGDIKSAQSQLESSQVKVRQSQQQLVALRGDIKSAQSQLESSQVKVRQSQQQLVALRSDIQSAQSQLESSQVKVRQSQQQLVALRGEIKTTQERLKSFKAERQSLEKKLVAVRGEIKTSQERLKASRREQQSFEQKLVAVRGEIKTSQERLEASRREQRSFEQKLVAVRGEIKTSQERLEASRREQRSFEQKLVAVRGEIKTSQERLEASRREQRSFEQKLVAVRGEIKTSQERLEASRREQRSFEQKLVAVRGEIKTLQKQRDTFRTEVQTSQERLVALRGEIRSLEENINVSQGKLRQLNDKKQVAAENLRVAEVQYCGLQEKLSELEVAISRIRGTQQASYEVKRCPLANKR; this comes from the coding sequence ATGGGGAGTGTCAAAGAGAAAGTTGCTGCACAAGGGAGAATGATCAATCAGTTGTGGCAACAAGCCAGTCAGTTACGAGGAATTGGTAAGTATAGTGAAGAGATTACGATACGGTCGCAGATTGTAAAACTTCAGCCAGACTCTTTCTTAGCTTGGTATTGGCGAGGGGATACCTTCAGTAGCTTGGGCCAGTACGAAGCCGCGATCGCTTCCTATGATCAAGGGATTAAAATTAAGCCCAATTACCTTTTAGCGTGGTTTGAGAAAGGCAAGGCAAACCATAAACTAAAACGATACGATGCGGTGATTACGGCCTGGAAGCAAGCACTTTTAATTCAAGCCACATCAGAATTTGAACAGCAGTTGGTACAGACAATTATTCCCAAAAAAATTGCCAGTGTGCTGCTTTATGATTTGAAACGGTATTCTGAAGCGATCGCATTCTACAACCAAGTACTGGAAGTGGATGCCAAGGCTGCTTCAATTTGGATTGACCGAGGCACAGCTTTTTATCAACTCGGTCGATATGAAAAAGCAATCACCGATTGTGACAAGGCGATTCAACTTGATGCTCGAAACTCTCTGGCTTGGAAACAGCGAGGATTTGCCCTCTATCGCATCGGTCGCTACAAACATGCGATCGCTTCCTTTAAAAAAGCAGCAAAATACGAGCCTGACGATGTGGAAGTCGCTGGATTACTGACAGTTTTAGAAACTTCAGGAGAATCTCAAGGGCAGTTACAAACTTCACAGCAGAGACTGGTTGCGGTTCGCACTGAGATCAGCACGGCTGAAGAAAAACTCCTTCTCCTTCGTAGTAAAACTCAGACAGCAACAGCACAGCTTGAATCTTCTCAAGTTCAAGTGCATCAATCTCAGCAGCAGTTAGTTGCTCTCAGAGGCGACATTAAAAGCGCACAATCACAACTAGAATCCTCTCAAGTAAAAGTGCGTCAATCTCAGCAGCAGTTAGTTGCTCTCAGAGGTGACATTAAAAGCGCACAATCACAACTAGAATCCTCTCAAGTAAAAGTGCGTCAATCTCAGCAGCAGTTAGTCGCTCTCAGAAGCGACATTCAAAGCGCACAGTCACAACTAGAATCCTCTCAAGTAAAAGTGCGTCAATCTCAGCAGCAGTTAGTCGCTCTCAGAGGCGAAATTAAAACTACCCAAGAACGGCTTAAATCCTTCAAGGCAGAACGCCAAAGTTTAGAAAAGAAACTAGTGGCTGTGCGAGGGGAAATTAAAACTTCCCAAGAACGGTTAAAAGCCTCTCGCCGTGAACAACAAAGTTTTGAACAGAAACTAGTGGCTGTGCGAGGGGAAATCAAAACTTCCCAAGAACGGTTAGAAGCCTCTCGCCGTGAACAACGAAGCTTTGAACAGAAACTAGTGGCTGTGCGAGGGGAAATTAAAACTTCCCAAGAACGGCTAGAAGCCTCTCGCCGTGAACAACGAAGCTTTGAACAGAAACTAGTGGCTGTGCGAGGGGAAATCAAAACCTCCCAAGAACGGCTAGAAGCCTCTCGCCGTGAACAACGAAGCTTTGAACAGAAACTAGTGGCTGTGCGAGGGGAAATCAAAACCTCCCAAGAACGGCTAGAAGCCTCTCGCCGTGAACAACGAAGCTTTGAACAGAAACTAGTGGCTGTGCGAGGGGAAATCAAAACCTTACAAAAACAGCGAGACACTTTCCGCACTGAAGTACAAACATCACAAGAGCGTTTAGTTGCTCTTCGAGGAGAAATACGCAGTTTGGAAGAGAACATAAATGTATCTCAGGGAAAATTACGTCAGTTAAACGATAAAAAGCAAGTTGCAGCGGAGAATCTACGTGTTGCAGAAGTTCAGTACTGTGGTTTACAAGAAAAGCTGAGTGAATTGGAGGTAGCAATAAGCCGAATTAGGGGTACACAACAGGCATCATACGAAGTGAAACGTTGCCCTCTTGCTAATAAAAGATAG
- a CDS encoding RNA-guided endonuclease InsQ/TnpB family protein — MLTMEFKAILTEGQQEAVDEAIRTSKFVRNKVLRYWMDNKGIGKKELYRYNTQLRDEFGFVKDLNSHACQASVENVERAIKRFFDNCKKKIPGKKGYPKFKKYCRSVEYKQSGWKLSPDKKSIRFTDQKSIGKVKLKGTWDLWWFDHKLIKRVRIVKKADGYYVQFCIKVCRNEETESTGSVVGLDVGLKEFYTDSNGFSEPNPRFYRKSEKHLKFCQRRLSRKKKGSSNRNKARNRLSRAHLRISRQRKEHAKRLARCVIRSNDLVAYEDLRVKNLVKNHCLAKSINDAGWYQFREWLERFGQVFGKVTIAVNPAYTSQNCSQCGKVVKKSLSTRTHTCQCGCTLDRDHNAAKNILNRALSTVGHTETLSNAWGDLSSTLLGHGLVEQDNSMNQESPGL, encoded by the coding sequence GTGTTAACAATGGAGTTCAAAGCCATCCTAACTGAGGGTCAACAGGAAGCTGTAGACGAAGCTATTCGCACTTCTAAATTTGTGCGGAATAAAGTTCTACGTTACTGGATGGACAATAAGGGTATTGGCAAAAAGGAACTCTATCGTTACAACACTCAGTTAAGAGATGAATTTGGATTTGTTAAAGACCTTAATAGCCACGCTTGCCAGGCTTCGGTAGAGAACGTAGAGCGTGCTATCAAGCGTTTTTTTGATAATTGCAAAAAGAAGATTCCAGGCAAAAAGGGTTACCCAAAATTCAAAAAGTATTGTCGCTCTGTTGAATACAAGCAATCCGGGTGGAAATTATCACCAGACAAAAAATCCATTAGATTCACTGATCAAAAAAGTATTGGCAAAGTCAAACTCAAAGGAACTTGGGACTTATGGTGGTTCGACCATAAACTAATAAAGCGGGTTCGTATTGTCAAAAAAGCGGATGGCTATTATGTTCAGTTTTGTATTAAGGTTTGCCGAAACGAAGAAACCGAGTCTACAGGTTCTGTTGTTGGGTTAGATGTAGGACTGAAAGAGTTTTATACCGACTCTAATGGGTTTTCCGAGCCTAATCCCAGATTCTACAGAAAAAGCGAAAAGCACTTAAAATTTTGCCAACGCAGGCTTTCTCGAAAAAAGAAAGGTTCATCCAATCGTAATAAAGCCAGAAATAGACTAAGTAGGGCACACCTTAGAATAAGTAGGCAACGTAAAGAACATGCTAAGAGACTGGCACGTTGCGTAATCCGGTCTAACGACCTGGTCGCCTACGAAGATTTAAGGGTCAAAAACTTGGTAAAGAATCACTGCCTTGCTAAGTCTATTAATGATGCAGGTTGGTATCAGTTTCGAGAATGGTTAGAGCGTTTCGGTCAAGTGTTTGGGAAAGTCACTATTGCCGTCAATCCTGCCTATACAAGTCAGAATTGTTCGCAGTGTGGGAAAGTAGTTAAGAAATCTCTGTCAACCAGAACCCACACCTGTCAATGTGGCTGCACCTTAGACCGCGATCATAACGCTGCTAAAAACATACTTAATAGAGCCTTGAGTACCGTGGGGCACACGGAAACTTTATCAAACGCTTGGGGAGATTTGTCCTCTACTCTTCTTGGTCACGGCCTGGTTGAGCAAGACAATTCGATGAACCAAGAATCCCCTGGCTTATAG